In one window of Ostrinia nubilalis chromosome 21, ilOstNubi1.1, whole genome shotgun sequence DNA:
- the LOC135082167 gene encoding uncharacterized protein LOC135082167, with amino-acid sequence MPLNASGWSTEEDEKLAELVQPHPNLYNVQDPTRNNLLARETTWQSIAQALSKPVEECKKRWRGLRDGYMRSKRVGAMHKTKIGMFEKLQFLDSADLETEEILGDTLEVVGEEHIQEDTLIGTEQQVITDNQEYYEITVVDGPQETATMKPFIKIMPKMDSKEAPPPKKRAKHGGRKKSTPMPKVIPPIKILPKPILLNGPKLVRYVEDPKTPEQKSQVIDQLIEKVLRENTNEIDVFFRSMAASVKKLQPNLIPKVKMEVCNVIAKYEMQSFDKNMQNF; translated from the exons ATGCCTTTGAACGCGAGTGGTTGGTCAACTGAAGAAGACGAAAAATTAGCTGAATTAGTTCAACCTCACCCAAACTTGTACAACGTTCAAGATCCAACAAGGAATAACTTATTAGCTCGGGAAACGACATGGCAGAGCATAGCGCAAGCTTTATCAAAACCAG TTGAAGAATGCAAGAAGCGCTGGCGTGGACTCCGAGATGGCTACATGAGAAGCAAACGTGTAGGAGCGATGCACAAGACCAAAATTGGCATGTTTGAGAAACTTCAGTTCCTGGACAGTGCAGACCTGGAGACGGAGGAGATACTGGGGGACACTCTGGAAGTGGTCGGAGAAGAGCACATCCAGGAAGACACACTGATCGGAACGGAGCAGCAGGTCATTACGGACAACCAGGAATATTATGAA ATCACAGTCGTCGACGGCCCGCAGGAAACCGCAACCATGAAGCCCTTCATAAAAATAATGCCAAAAATGGACTCAAAAGAGGCTCCTCCGCCGAAGAAAAGGGCAAAGCACGGGGGCAGGAAAAAATCGACCCCCATGCCGAAGGTGATACCACCAATAAAAATACTCCCTAAGCCAATCCTTCTGAACGGCCCCAAGCTGGTGCGATACGTCGAGGACCCAAAGACACCAGAACAGAAGTCCCAAGTGATCGACCAGCTCATCGAGAAGGTGCTCAGAGAGAACACAAACGAAATAGACGTGTTCTTCCGCAGCATGGCAGCTAGCGTTAAGAAACTCCAACCAAATCTCATTCCCAAAGTTAAGATGGAAGTTTGCAACGTCATCGCTAAATATGAAATGCAAAGTTTTGACAAAAACATGCAGAACTTTTAA